One Betaproteobacteria bacterium genomic window carries:
- a CDS encoding ABC transporter substrate-binding protein, whose amino-acid sequence MNTNPSRVVDAIGRVHALARADARIVSLVPSVTELLFELGVGDRLVGRTGFCIHPKDSIKTVPKVGGTKSVDIERIRELAPTHLIVNIDENEKPTVDQLANFVPNVIVTHPLGPLDNLPLYRLLGAIFGRESRAAELCEAFQKAYSDAVGACADLPRERVLYLLWKSPWMTVSRDTYVSRTLAAVGWDTVEIESRDRYPKIELTPALVSRVDRVLLSSEPYAFRERHLDEIRQTLAAANHYFVPTVLEEVESPVTVSLIDGEMTSWYGSRAIEGMRHLRCLRRDGCP is encoded by the coding sequence ATGAACACGAATCCTTCCCGTGTCGTTGACGCCATCGGACGCGTGCATGCATTGGCGCGAGCCGATGCCCGCATCGTCAGCCTCGTTCCCAGCGTCACCGAATTGCTGTTCGAACTCGGTGTGGGCGACCGGCTCGTAGGCCGGACCGGTTTCTGCATTCATCCGAAAGACAGCATAAAGACAGTGCCGAAGGTCGGCGGCACCAAGAGCGTGGACATCGAGAGGATTCGCGAACTCGCTCCAACGCACCTGATCGTGAATATCGACGAAAACGAAAAACCGACGGTCGATCAGCTCGCGAACTTCGTTCCGAATGTGATCGTGACCCATCCGCTCGGTCCGCTCGACAATCTGCCGTTGTATCGCCTGTTGGGCGCGATCTTCGGCCGCGAGAGCAGGGCCGCGGAATTGTGTGAAGCGTTTCAAAAGGCCTACTCCGATGCGGTCGGGGCCTGTGCGGATCTGCCGCGCGAACGCGTGCTGTATCTGCTCTGGAAGTCGCCGTGGATGACGGTGTCGCGCGACACCTACGTCTCGCGAACGCTCGCCGCGGTCGGCTGGGATACGGTGGAAATCGAAAGCAGGGATCGCTATCCGAAGATCGAGCTCACCCCGGCGCTCGTGTCGCGCGTGGATCGCGTTCTGCTTTCCTCCGAACCTTACGCGTTCCGTGAACGCCACCTCGACGAAATTCGGCAAACGCTAGCGGCTGCCAACCACTATTTTGTTCCGACGGTTCTTGAGGAGGTTGAATCACCGGTTACGGTGTCGTTGATTGATGGAGAAATGACGTCCTGGTACGGCAGCCGCGCGATTGAGGGCATGCGGCACCTGCGCTGTCTTCGCCGCGACGGATGCCCCTAG
- a CDS encoding Lrp/AsnC family transcriptional regulator, with protein MSVDKFDLAILKVLQEDARASLQVISERVGLSSTPCWARIKRMESEGVIQGYTVRVDPPSIGLSETVIVQVTLESHTDETLYDFGKMLEQIPEVMEAYLVSGDYDYYIRIAVKDTRDYERLLRERLYRIPGIRHSKSSFVLRTLKESLIPLLAAPAAVSVEEPARARKKRSPKRKS; from the coding sequence ATGTCTGTCGATAAATTCGATCTGGCGATCCTGAAAGTCCTGCAGGAGGATGCCCGCGCCAGCCTGCAGGTGATCAGCGAACGCGTAGGCCTTTCTTCAACCCCCTGCTGGGCGCGCATCAAGCGCATGGAAAGCGAGGGCGTGATCCAGGGTTACACAGTGCGCGTCGATCCGCCTTCGATCGGACTTTCGGAAACCGTAATCGTGCAGGTCACGCTGGAGAGCCATACGGATGAAACGCTGTACGACTTCGGCAAGATGCTGGAGCAGATTCCGGAGGTGATGGAGGCCTACCTCGTGTCCGGCGACTATGACTACTACATCCGCATCGCCGTAAAGGACACCCGCGATTACGAGCGGCTGCTGCGCGAGCGCCTGTACCGGATTCCCGGCATACGGCACAGCAAGTCGAGCTTCGTGCTGCGCACGTTGAAGGAAAGCCTGATCCCGTTGTTGGCGGCGCCCGCCGCGGTTTCCGTCGAGGAGCCCGCCAGGGCGAGAAAAAAACGGTCGCCGAAGCGAAAATCGTAA
- the ilvB gene encoding biosynthetic-type acetolactate synthase large subunit produces MSNLALPSTLPTPTQTGAGRVAVTGAKSLLDTLVALGVDTIFGYPGGAVLPVYDALHAEHRIRHVLVRHEQAAVHAAEGYARSTGKPGVVLVTSGPGVSNTITGLLDAICDSIPVLCISGQVATHSIGTDAFQECDALGLSRPVTKWNAQIRSADQVAALVRKAFSIATEGRPGPVLLDFPKDIQLATFNTPAESPEEQPESRRKPLRRGRLRDAVELLKNARRPVFYGGGGLINSGPEACASFTRLVQRTGAPCTLTLMGLGAFPASDGQFLGMLGMHGTLESNLAMHHADLVVCVGARFDDRVTGKLSEFCPSAKKIHLDIDASSINKVVKIDVPMVGDCLELLDALHAELGEHVFEAERLGEWWKTIDQWRAEDSLGFETRDDCIVPQQLMRSLQQAVAGCDAIVSTDVGQHQMWAAQHFRFEQPNRWLTSGGAGTMGYGLPAAIGAQVGNPDKLVVCVSGDASVLMNLQELSTAVQHRTAVKVVLCNNGYMGMVRQWQELNHGGRYSHSYTEALPDFVAVAKGFGWGARRVADPAELDAAIAECLACDGPFFLDVSVAPQANCFPMIAASSGHHEVMLNETTIYRSRTCGKFPSKTNTPPTRTAST; encoded by the coding sequence ATGAGCAATCTCGCCCTTCCGTCCACCCTGCCAACCCCCACACAAACGGGAGCGGGTCGGGTTGCCGTCACGGGTGCGAAGTCCCTGCTCGATACGTTGGTCGCGCTCGGGGTGGATACGATTTTCGGTTATCCCGGCGGTGCCGTGCTGCCGGTGTACGACGCGCTTCATGCGGAGCATCGCATCCGCCACGTCCTGGTCCGCCACGAGCAGGCCGCCGTTCATGCGGCGGAAGGTTATGCACGCTCGACCGGCAAGCCCGGCGTCGTGCTGGTGACCTCGGGTCCCGGCGTGAGCAATACGATCACCGGGTTGCTGGATGCGATCTGCGATTCCATTCCGGTGCTTTGCATCAGCGGCCAGGTCGCGACGCACTCGATCGGCACCGATGCGTTTCAGGAATGCGACGCGCTCGGCCTGTCGCGGCCAGTGACGAAATGGAATGCGCAGATCCGCAGCGCGGATCAGGTAGCGGCACTGGTGCGCAAGGCATTCAGCATCGCAACCGAGGGAAGGCCGGGCCCGGTGCTGCTCGATTTCCCCAAGGACATTCAGCTTGCAACCTTCAACACGCCGGCCGAGTCGCCTGAGGAGCAACCGGAATCCAGGCGCAAACCGCTGCGGCGCGGCCGGCTGCGCGACGCCGTGGAACTGCTGAAGAATGCGCGGCGCCCGGTGTTCTACGGCGGCGGCGGGCTGATCAATTCAGGACCCGAGGCCTGCGCTTCTTTCACGCGACTCGTGCAGCGCACGGGTGCGCCGTGTACGTTGACGCTGATGGGACTGGGCGCGTTTCCGGCCTCCGACGGACAGTTTCTCGGCATGCTCGGCATGCACGGCACGCTGGAATCCAATCTCGCGATGCACCACGCCGACCTTGTCGTCTGCGTCGGCGCGCGCTTCGACGACCGGGTCACCGGCAAGCTCAGCGAATTCTGTCCGAGTGCTAAGAAAATCCATCTGGACATCGACGCCTCTTCGATCAACAAGGTCGTCAAGATCGACGTGCCGATGGTCGGCGACTGTCTGGAGCTGCTCGACGCCTTGCATGCCGAACTGGGCGAGCACGTTTTCGAAGCTGAACGGCTGGGCGAATGGTGGAAGACGATCGACCAATGGCGCGCCGAAGATTCTCTGGGGTTCGAAACGCGCGACGATTGCATCGTGCCACAGCAACTGATGCGATCGCTGCAGCAAGCCGTCGCGGGATGCGACGCGATCGTGTCTACCGACGTCGGCCAGCATCAGATGTGGGCTGCGCAGCATTTCCGCTTCGAGCAGCCCAACCGCTGGCTCACCTCGGGCGGGGCCGGCACGATGGGTTACGGTCTGCCCGCGGCGATTGGCGCCCAGGTTGGAAATCCGGACAAGCTGGTCGTTTGCGTCAGCGGCGATGCGTCCGTGCTGATGAATCTGCAGGAACTGTCCACCGCCGTCCAGCATCGCACCGCCGTGAAAGTGGTGTTGTGCAACAACGGTTACATGGGCATGGTGCGCCAGTGGCAGGAACTCAATCACGGCGGCCGCTACAGCCACAGCTACACCGAGGCGTTGCCGGATTTCGTGGCGGTTGCAAAAGGGTTTGGATGGGGCGCGCGGCGCGTAGCCGATCCGGCCGAGCTCGACGCCGCGATTGCGGAATGCCTGGCCTGCGACGGGCCGTTCTTTCTCGACGTGTCC